A part of Sugiyamaella lignohabitans strain CBS 10342 chromosome D, complete sequence genomic DNA contains:
- the CDC11 gene encoding septin CDC11 (Component of the septin ring that is required for cytokinesis; septins are GTP-binding proteins that assemble into rod-like hetero-oligomers that can associate with other rods to form filaments; septin rings at the mother-bud neck act as scaffolds for recruiting cell division factors and as barriers to prevent diffusion of specific proteins between mother and daughter cells; GO_component: GO:0005619 - ascospore wall [Evidence IDA] [PMID 8636217]; GO_component: GO:0005935 - cellular bud neck [Evidence IEA]; GO_component: GO:0000144 - cellular bud neck septin ring [Evidence IDA] [PMID 1934633]; GO_component: GO:0005881 - cytoplasmic microtubule [Evidence IDA] [PMID 18826657]; GO_component: GO:0001400 - mating projection base [Evidence IDA] [PMID 8791410]; GO_component: GO:0043332 - mating projection tip [Evidence IDA] [PMID 19053807]; GO_component: GO:0072687 - meiotic spindle [Evidence IDA] [PMID 18826657]; GO_component: GO:0016020 - membrane [Evidence IEA,IEA]; GO_component: GO:0005628 - prospore membrane [Evidence IDA] [PMID 18826657]; GO_component: GO:0005628 - prospore membrane [Evidence IDA] [PMID 24390141]; GO_component: GO:0031105 - septin complex [Evidence IEA]; GO_component: GO:0031105 - septin complex [Evidence IDA] [PMID 18550837]; GO_component: GO:0031105 - septin complex [Evidence IPI] [PMID 9813094]; GO_component: GO:0032160 - septin filament array [Evidence IDA] [PMID 15282341]; GO_component: GO:0005876 - spindle microtubule [Evidence IDA] [PMID 18826657]; GO_function: GO:0005545 - 1-phosphatidylinositol binding [Evidence IDA] [PMID 12665577]; GO_function: GO:0005525 - GTP binding [Evidence IEA,IEA]; GO_function: GO:0005525 - GTP binding [Evidence IDA] [PMID 12665577]; GO_function: GO:0000166 - nucleotide binding [Evidence IEA]; GO_function: GO:0005198 - structural molecule activity [Evidence IDA] [PMID 18550837]; GO_process: GO:0007049 - cell cycle [Evidence IEA,IEA]; GO_process: GO:0051301 - cell division [Evidence IEA]; GO_process: GO:0030011 - maintenance of cell polarity [Evidence IC] [PMID 10882120]; GO_process: GO:0000281 - mitotic cytokinesis [Evidence IMP] [PMID 4950437]; GO_process: GO:0045860 - positive regulation of protein kinase activity [Evidence IDA] [PMID 14527412]), translating to MDVEFMKLLGTKVNILPVLSKADSLTRDELEYNKKLILQDIDHHSIPVYQFPTDEEDDYADDGRFESDKPPSPLRNALPFAIVGGSKVVTDKRGRQVLVREYPWGVIDVEDPEVSDFPLLRDLLLSTHMSDLKETTFDYLYENYRTDKLSNEIPGESVTATTSDNNGRRIVSAASNADSVASNSFLAREEQLRLEEEKLRSIEQRVQDEIAQKRMELLRREQELKELEARLRREASIADSGASSVKSETTA from the coding sequence ATGGACGTGGAATTCATGAAATTACTTGGCACCAAGGTCAATATTCTGCCAGTGCTGTCCAAAGCCGACTCTCTCACCCGAGACGAGCTCGAGTACAACAAAAAGCTTATTTTACAGGACATTGACCACCACAGCATTCCAGTATACCAATTCCCTACTGACGAGGAGGACGACTATGCGGACGACGGCAGGTTCGAGTCCGATAAACCGCCCTCTCCACTTCGAAACGCGCTTCCGTTTGCTATTGTAGGAGGATCTAAAGTAGTGACCGACAAAAGAGGTCGTCAGGTGCTTGTACGAGAGTATCCATGGGGTGTGATTGACGTTGAAGACCCCGAAGTATCGGATTTCCCTCTGCTGCGAGatctgctgttgtcaacCCACATGTCAGATCTCAAAGAGACTACATTCGACTATCTCTATGAAAACTACCGTACTGACAAGCTGTCCAACGAGATTCCTGGCGAGTCTGTAACAGCTACCACCTCGGACAACAACGGCCGACGTATTGTCAGTGCTGCCAGCAACGCCGATTCAGTTGCCAGCAACTCGTTCCTTGCCCGTGAAGAACAACTTCGActcgaagaagagaaattGCGATCCATCGAACAAAGAGTTCAGGACGAAATTGCCCAAAAGCGCATGGAACTGTTGCGTCGTGAGCAGGAACTCAAGGAACTAGAAGCCCGTCTCAGACGCGAGGCCAGCATAGCCGACTCCGGAGCCTCGAGCGTCAAAAGCGAGACAACCGCTTAG